In Halorubellus sp. JP-L1, one DNA window encodes the following:
- a CDS encoding glutamate--cysteine ligase, which yields MDERGSREAFEDSGTLGVEEEFFVVDDAGRPVSGSDALVYDADPPALLEGRLDHELFKTVVETQTPKSADLAEAREHLNAVRDALVEFAASEGYRIAGAGLHPAATWRELEHAEKPRYRSQLDRIQYPQHRNTTAGLHVHVGVDDADAATWIANELRWFLPPMLALSANSPFWDGYDTGLASARAKIFEALPNTGMPTAFDGYDDFEAFEARMVDSGSIRDRGELWYDVRPHSGHGTVEVRAPDGQADPGVVLAFVEYTAALVEDLRERYADLADPWDARGDGYPHQHRREILDENKWRALRHGHDAEFVALDGEGTVSFPSVVDRECDRLGVTGIRDVLDAESGAERQRHVLESVGFDALCESLRLDA from the coding sequence ACGAGCGCGGGTCGCGCGAGGCGTTCGAGGATTCGGGCACGCTCGGTGTCGAGGAGGAGTTCTTCGTCGTCGACGACGCCGGGCGGCCGGTGTCCGGGAGCGACGCGCTCGTGTACGACGCCGACCCGCCCGCGCTCCTCGAGGGCCGCCTCGACCACGAACTGTTCAAGACCGTGGTGGAGACGCAGACGCCGAAGTCCGCGGACCTCGCCGAGGCCCGCGAGCACCTGAATGCGGTGCGGGACGCGCTCGTCGAGTTCGCGGCGAGCGAGGGCTACAGGATCGCGGGCGCGGGCCTGCATCCGGCGGCGACGTGGCGCGAACTCGAGCACGCCGAGAAGCCCCGGTATCGGAGTCAGCTCGACCGCATCCAGTACCCCCAGCACAGGAACACGACCGCCGGCCTGCACGTGCACGTCGGCGTGGACGACGCGGACGCGGCGACGTGGATCGCGAACGAACTCCGTTGGTTCCTCCCGCCGATGCTCGCGCTGTCCGCGAACTCGCCGTTCTGGGACGGCTACGACACCGGCCTGGCGTCTGCGCGCGCGAAGATCTTCGAGGCGCTCCCGAACACGGGCATGCCGACCGCGTTCGACGGGTACGACGACTTCGAGGCGTTCGAGGCGCGGATGGTCGACTCGGGGAGCATCCGCGACCGCGGCGAGCTCTGGTACGACGTCCGCCCGCACTCCGGGCACGGCACCGTCGAGGTCCGGGCGCCTGACGGCCAGGCCGACCCCGGGGTCGTCCTCGCGTTCGTCGAGTACACCGCAGCGCTCGTCGAAGACCTCCGCGAGCGCTACGCGGACCTCGCCGACCCCTGGGACGCTCGCGGCGACGGCTATCCGCACCAGCATCGGCGCGAGATCCTGGACGAGAACAAGTGGCGCGCGCTCCGGCACGGCCACGACGCCGAGTTCGTCGCGCTCGACGGCGAGGGAACCGTGTCGTTCCCGTCGGTCGTCGACCGCGAATGCGACCGCCTCGGCGTCACCGGCATCCGCGACGTGCTGGACGCCGAGAGCGGCGCCGAACGGCAGCGTCACGTGCTCGAGTCGGTTGGGTTCGACGCGCTCTGCGAGTCGCTCCGACTGGACGCCTGA